The Thermosipho affectus DNA window TTCCAATCTTTGTCGAAAAGATTCCTATGGTTCCAAGAAAACTTCTTACAGTTGAGAGTTTATACAAATTCATTCCTGCAATTCTTGCTTCAGAAGTTGCAGTTGAAGCAAGCATTATAGAAACACTTTTTCTTGTTATAAAGTCGACCTTTTGTGCACAGTCACCAATTGCAAATATATCTGGATCACTAGTACGCATATAACTATCAACTCTAATTGCATTGTATTTATTCAATTCTAATCCCATATTTTTTGCTAATTCAGAATTTGGGGTGTATCCTGTGGCAAAAATTACTGCATCTGCTTTTAAGATTTCATTATTTTCTAATTTTACCCCTTCAACTTTTCCTGAACCTGTAATTTCTGTGACTTTTGTGTTGGTTAATACTTTTATTCCCATACTTTCAAGTTCTTTTTGGGCTATATTTGCTATATCACTATCGAAGGCTTTACCCAAGATATGTGGCAAAATTTCAACAAGTGTAACATCTTTTCCAATGTGTGCTAATTGGTCAGATATCTCTACACCAATAAAGCCTGCACCTATAACTACTACTTTGTTCAATCCTTTTAACGCTTCTAACATTTTATCAAGGTATTCTTTGTTTTTTGGAACGTAAAATACGTTTTCTAAATCTTTACCTGGAATATTCGGGATAAATGGTTTTGATCCTGTTGCAAGTATTAGCTTTTCATACTCAAATTCGTTACCACTCTTTGTGAATATTTTCTTTTCCTTTCTGTCAATTTTTATTACCTCATCTTGTAAAAAGTCTATCCCTGCTTTTTCAATAGGAGCTAGTGGAATAATGTTTTTTTCCGTTGTTCCTAAAAATCCAAAAACGTATGGAATACCACATGGAACCATTGCATCTTTTTCTTTCCTAATCATTAGAAAGCTTTTGTCTGGATAACAACATTTTCCCGTTGTAGCCGCTACAATTCCCGCTGCACTTCCGCCTATTGTTATTACATTGTATTTTTGTTTCATATCAATCCCTCCTTAATTATCTAGGTGAATAAATTCACAATAAAAAGCGCCAAATACTCTTATGAAGACATTTTTGTTATATATATATTGCATATATATTCGATTTTATTATAGTATGTTGCCATATATATGTCAAGAACAATTATTCGAGTTCAAGCTTTGAAACTTTTGTGATGAATTTTTCTATAATATTTTTAATCTTTGTTAATTCCTTTTTATTTAATTTGAGTTGTTCAATTCCCTTGTTGGTTATATTGTAAACTTTTTTTGAAGGACCTTGAGCATTTGAATCCCATTTAGATATGATAAAACCTTCGTTTTCTAGTCTTGATAAAATTCTATATAAGTTTCCCATTTGGCCCAATCCAGCAAGTTCTATCCCGTATTCTGAGAGTCTATTTGCGATTTCATATCCATGGAGAGGAGTTTCTGCTATAATTAGCAATATAAATGGTTCTATAAAAGTTTTCCTGTATTTTCCTGCGCCTTTCATAATTACCTCCAATTTGTATTTTTTTCCAATTCAAGAAGATATTTTTTCCATTTCAAATCGCTATTAAATCCACCTATATTGTTTTTTCCAATTACTCTATGACATGGAATATATATTGGGAGCTGGTTTTTGTTCATAGCAAATCCTACTACTCTTGGGTTTACATCTAATTTTTTTGCAATTTCCCCATATGTCATTGTTTGACCATAGGGTATATTTTTAACAAAGTCCCAAATTTTTTTAAAAACTTTTCCTCCAGATATTTTTACATTAAAATCAAGTTTTTTTCTATTTCCATTTAGGTATTCAATTATCTGTTGAGTGAAAATATTATCCTGAGTTTCTTCTTCTTCTTCTTCTTCGATTTTGTTTGAAAGTTTGATTTTGGTTACTTTATTATCTTCAACGTATAAAATTATACTTCCAATTTCCACATTTACAAAGAATTTTTCCAAATTTTCTCCTCCATTTCCTATTTAATATTATATCACTTTTTGATGTGTGGTTTTTGTTATATAATATTATTATAAATGTCTTTTTAAGAGGTGATTTATATGTTGTTGGTTCCAAATCCTAAAGAATTAAAGATTAAAAATGGGTATTATGAAATAAAATCTGGTGGTTACATTTTTATTCCTACAAAATCACTTTTTGCGTCGGCAAATATGGTAAAAGAACTTCTAAATGAAAATGGTATAACCATTAATATTACGTTATACATGGGGAAAAAAGTTTTTATTTACTCGAAGATAGATAGAAATAAGATAAAAAAAAGAGATGGATATATTCTAGAAATCAATGAAGACGGAATTTTTATAGTTGCCAATAATAACGCAGGAATTCATAATGGGTTTATGACCTTTATGCAGATTGTGAAAAACTTTGAAAATAAAATACCTTTTCTTGAAATAAAAGATTGGCCAGATATTGAGAATAGGGCATTTATGCTTGATATAAGCAGGGATAAGGTACCTAAAATGGATTTTTTCTTTGAACTTATTGACCTATTAGCACAATTGAAGTACAATCAGCTTCAACTTTATATTGAACACACTTTTGCATATCAAAATCACGAAAGGGTTTGGAAAGGATATTCGCCATTAACTGCGGATGAAATCATAATTTTAGATAAATATTGTAAAGAACGTTTTATTGAATTAATCCCAAACCAGGCTTCTTTTGGACATATGGAAAAATGGTTGATACACAATGAGTACAGTTATATGGCTGAGACTTTTGAGTTTGACACACCCTGGGGAGAACATTATTCCAAACCTTTTACCCTTTCTCCTGCTGTAAAAGACACGATATTGTTTTTAGATTCGCTTTATAGCGAACTTTTACCTCATTTTTCTAGTAAGTATTTTAATATAAATGGAGATGAAACGTTTGATCTTTGTCAAGGAAAATCAAAAGTTTTATGTGAAAAATATGGAAAAGGTAAAGTTTATTTGGATTTTATTCTAAAGATACATAAATTGGTTAAAAAACATGGGAAAAGAATGATGATGTGGGCGGATATATTAAAATATCATCCAGAGCTTTTTGAAGAACTTCCCAAAGATGTAATTTATTTGATTTGGGGATATGAAAAAACACATGAATTTGACAGAGAATGCGAATTATTTAAGAGGTTTGATTTTTACGTTTGTCCTGGGACTTCTAGTTGGAATTCGTTTTTAGGGCGAGTTGAAAATGCAATTTTGAACATTAAAAATGCCGTGGAAAATGGGTTAAAATATAAAGCTAAAGGGATTATGTTAACTGATTGGGGAGATAATGGTCATTGGCAACATATTCCCATTTCATATCCCGGGATTTTTTATGCAAGTGCTTTATCTTGGGGATTCAATGAAAATAAAGATTTGGATGTTTTTGATTTTCTTAAGCTTTATTTTGGAAAGGAAACAGCAATTCTTTTGGTAGATATGGGAAATGCGTATAAATTAACAGGTGTTGATTTTCCAAATTCAACCATTTTTGCACTTGTTTATATTTATCCTGAAAAACTCAGATATGAGTTTTTAAAAGACCTTGATTTGGAAAAACTTTTAAATACAAAGAAATTTTTAGAGGAAAAGTATGAATTTACAAAACATGTGCATGATGAATTAATAAAGAAGGAGTTAAGAAATTCTATAAAATTTTCTATTTTATCTTTAGAAATAATAATAGCATTGAAGAAGTTAGCTATGAGAACTATAAGGGAACTTCCTAAAGTTACCAAGCAAGAATTTAAAATAAGATTGGAAAAGTTAATCAGTGAATTTAAGGAAATATGGTTATCAAGAAATAGAATAGGTGGGTTGAAATCTAGTGTGCAGAAATTAGAAAAAATAAAGAAGTTTTTTGAGTAGCGCACCTTTAAGGAGTGGTTTGTTTACAAAAAAATGAAGTATGGTATAATTGAATTAGTATTTTCTAAGTGGAGGTGAAGATTTATGGGGTGCGTAGTTTTATAAGAGATTTTATTGATACTATTAAGGCTATTGAAGAAGATAGAAAGGAGCTTTCCAAAAAAGATCCTTCCATTGAGAAAGTTTACCAAATTTTTTTGCATACCGGTTTTCAGGCATTGGTTCTTTACAGACTTTCACATCTTTTTTACAAATATGATTTAAAATTTCTTGCTTTTTTGGTTCATTATATTTCAAAAATTTTATTTTCTGCAGATATAAGTCCTGCTGCTTATATTGAACCTGGGGTTGTAATTGATCATGCTATAGGAGTTGTAATAGGATCTACTGCAACGGTTAGAACGGGGACTTTGATATATCATGGTGTTACACTTGGAGCTAGAAATATTCAAAAAGGTAAAAGACATCCTGATATTGGAAAAAATGTTTTAATAGGTGCAGGGGCAAAAATTTTAGGACCTGTAAAAATAGGTGATGACGCAAGGATAGGAGCTAATTCTGTTGTGCTTGCGGACATTCCAAGTGGAACAACTTTTGTAGGGGTGCCCGCAAAAAATGTGTATGAAAAAATTGAAAAAATAGAATGGATTATATAAAGGGAGGATAAAGTGTATGGTGGAAAGTACACATTTGATATATATTGAAAAGTTAAATCTTTTTGCAAAGTTAGAGAAAAGTAATTTAGGAGGTAGTATTAAGGATAGACCCGCATTTTTTATGTTAAAAGGAGCTTTGAAAGATGGGATAAAGACAAAATTAGTTGTTGAACCTACTAGTGGAAATACGGGAATTGCACTTGCTTGGATTGGGAAAAAATTAGGATTTGATGTAATACTTACAATGCCGGAAACTATGACAAAGGAAAGGATAGATTTGATGAAAGCTTTTGGAGCAGACGTTGTCTTAACACCGAGTGAAAAAGGCATGAAAGGGGCAATTGAGAAGGCAAAAGAAATTGTAAATGAAAAAGGAGCATATATGCCAAATCAATTTTCAAATAAATACAATGTTTTGGCACATAAATTAACAACTGGGCCGGAGATCTTACGACAAATGAAGTTTGATGTTGACGTGTTTGTTGCGGGTGTAGGAACTGGTGGAACTATAACAGGTGTTGGTACTGTGTTGAAAAGTATTTTTGGTGATAAAGTTAAGATTGTTGCTGTTGAGCCAGAAAGTTCAGCAGTTCTTTCTGGAAGACCTGCAGGAAAACATAAAATACAAGGTATTGGTGCAGGCTTTATACCAGATATTTTAGATTTAAATGTGATAGATGAAATAGTTACAGTTTCCGATGAAGAAGTGTTTGAGATGTTTGGTTACTTGAATAAAAATTTAGGATTAAATGTAGGAATTTCTTCTGCTGCCAATGCGTTGGTTGCTACAAGATATTCAAAGCTTGGAAGAGTGGTTACAGTTTTTCCAGATGATGTTAGTAAATATATTTCTATTTTAACTAATTTGTAACTTCTAAAGTGTTGACCTTTTGTTTTTTTCATGATATACTGATAGTGTAACCTTTAATTTGGTCCAGTGAGGCCAAAAAGGAGATGAGAAAATGTCTTTAATTTTAGTTTTTTTAGGAATTAAATATGAATATTGGCTTCTGCCGTTCTTACGGTAGAGGCCTTTTGTTTTTTAGGGGGTGTTAGTTTGGTTGTCATTGTTGCGGGAAGTAAGAGTGATTCTTATGTGGTTGATAAGGTAGTATCTATTTTGGATGAGTTTAAAGTGGAGTATGTGGTAAAGTATTTATCTGCTCATAGGACGCCAGAACTTTTGGATGAATTTATCAAAAAGTGTGAAAGAGATGGTGTAAAAGTTTATATTGCTATCGCAGGAGGGGCTGCGCATTTACCAGGGGTTATTGCTTCTAAAACTTTAAAGCCTGTCATAGGTGTTCCTGTGAAGTCGGAAGATTTAGGGGGATTAGATTCTTTACTTTCAGTTGTTCAAATGCCCAATGATATTCCAGTTGCAACTGTGGGGATTAACAGGGGGAAGAATGCGGCTATGCTTGCAGTTGAAATGTTAGCGTTAACCGACGAGGTTTTATCTAAAAAGTTAAAAGAATACCGCTCAAAGCTTGTGGGGAAGTATCTCTAAGGGGGAAACTATATGGAGGGAAAAACAAAAATAGTTGAAAATTATGGAGATTATGTTATTTTGAACTTTAAAGATGATATTACTGCGGGGGATGGAGAAAAACATAGTATTTTAGCAGGTAAAGGATCTATTTGTGCGGAGATAACGGCAATAGCAATGAAATATTTAAATTCTAAGGGGATTTACACGCAATTTTTGGATTTTGAAAAACCTAATAGAATAAAAGCTGTGCCGTTGAAAATGTTTCCAATTGAAGTAGTTGCCAGATTAAAAAAGGCGGGATCTTTTATAAGAAGGTATGGGGGAGATGAAGGAGAAGAGATAAAAGAACCTCTTGTTGAATTTTTTATTAAGGACGATACTAAACATGATCCCATGGTGTGTGATGAACACTTGGTGCTTTTTGGATTATGTACAAAGGAGCAAGTGAAGGAAATAAAAAATATTACAAAAAAAATAGCTTTGGAATTAAAAAACTTTTTTGAAGAAATTGGATTTGATTTGTGGGATATGAAGTTTGAATATGGTCTAGATAGAAATGGAAAGGTTTGTCTTGGAGATGAAATTTCTCCCGATACGTTAAGACTTAGGAAAACTAAAGAAATATTTGATAAAGATGTGTACAGAAAGGATTTAGGAAATCCTCTTGAAAAATATAGGGAGGTTTTAAACGCATGCAAAAGTTTAAATTTATTGTAGATATACAATATAAGAGTAATGTAAGGGATCCACGGGGAGAAACGATTGCAAGAGTATTGAGGGAAGAAAATAACATACCCGTTGATAGTATAAGAATAGGAAAATCTATACATGGTGAGATTGAAGCAAAGGATAAAGAAGAAGCCAAAAGAAAGGTGATTGAAGCTTGTGAAAGACTTTTAGTAAACCCTGTGACAGAGGAGTATAGGGTGGAGATAGAATGAAGGCCGGTGTGGTAGTTTATCCGGGTTCAAATTGTGATAGAGACGCGTATTATGCTTTAAATTTGGCTGGATTTAAAACTTATTATGTTTCACCAAAAGATGATATAAATAATCTAGATTTGGTTGTTTTGCCTGGGGGATTTTCATATGGGGATTACTTAAGACCTGGAGCAGTTTCTGCAAGAGAGTCTAGTTCTATAAAAGAATTTGTGGAAAATGGAGGTTTTGTTATTGGAATATGTAATGGATTTCAAATTTTAGTGGAAATGGGATTGTTGCCTGGAGCACTTTTACAAAATGAATCTGGAAAGTTTATTTGTAAGTTTGTAGAGCTGGAAGTTGTTGATAATACTACTCCTTTTACCTTATTCTATAAAAAAGGTGAAAAAATAAGACTACCTATAGCCCATGGTTTTGGAAGATATGTTTCTGTAAGTAATCCAAATGTAGTGTTTAGATACACAGAAAATGTAAATGGTTCAGATGAGTTTATTGCAGGGATATATGAGAAAAATGTATTGGGGATGATGCCGCATCCTGAAAGAGCGGTAGATGAGTATTTGGGAAGTACAGATGGTTTAAAACTGTTCAGATCTGTTTTTGAATACATTAGAGGTGGTAATATATGAAATATATAGATATTTTAGAGAAAAAGTTAAATCGAAAAGCAACACTTGCAGAAAAAGAGGCTTTTACTGTAATGTGGAGTGAGCATTGTGGTTACTCTCATACAAAAAAATACATAAAATCTTTACCGTTAATTAGTTTGGAATCCGGCAATGCAGGATTGGTTTCTCTAAATGAGGACTATGTTCTTTCGTTTAAAATTGAAAGTCATAATCATCCTAGTGCTATTGAGCCATACAATGGGGCTGCAACGGGAGTGGGGGGGATTATAAGAGATATTCTTGCTATGGGGGCAAGACCTACAGCTATTTTGGATTCGTTACATATGCATAAGGTTATAGATGGCATAATAGAAGGAATAGCCGATTATGGGAATTCAATAGGGGTGCCTACAGTAGGAGGAGAACTTAGGATAAATGATGCCTATAGGTATAATCCTCTTGTTAATGTAATGGCTGTTGGAATTGTAAAACATAAAGATATAGTTCCTTCTAAGGCAACAAGACCGGATCAGGTTATTGTAATTTTTGGAGGAGCTACAGGTAGAGATGGGATTCATGGTGCATCCTTTGCATCTGAGGATTTAACTGGAAAGCGGGCAAATAAATTATCTATCCAAGTTGGAGATCCGTTTTCTGAAAAGATGCTTATTGAGGCGTTTTTAAAAATGTTAGAAGAGGGGTTAATAGAGGGAGCACAAGATTTAGGTGCCGGAGGAGTTTTGTCAGCTACTTCTGAATTAGTTGCTAAAGGTGGATTTGGGGCGGTAATAGACCTTGAGAAGTTACCGTTAAGAGAACCTGATATGAAGCCAATTGAGATTTTAATAAGCGAAAGTCAAGAGAGAATGGCAATAATAACTTCTCAAGAAAAAGTAAAAAAGGTTTTAAAAATTGCAGAGGAACATTTGTTATACGGTGCAGTTGTGGGAAAAGTGACAAATGATGGAATTTATCATGTAAGATATAAAGGAGAAACCATTTTAAAGGTTCCTGCTTCGTTATTATCAGAAGCGCCGGAAGAGGAAATTGTCGACTTTTCTGTTGATTCAATTCCAAAAGATATTTCTTTGAAATTTAAAAACGTGGATGCAAGCGAAGTTTATATGCAGTATGATTATATGGTGGGAACTAATACGGTACTTCCAC harbors:
- the purQ gene encoding phosphoribosylformylglycinamidine synthase subunit PurQ — encoded protein: MKAGVVVYPGSNCDRDAYYALNLAGFKTYYVSPKDDINNLDLVVLPGGFSYGDYLRPGAVSARESSSIKEFVENGGFVIGICNGFQILVEMGLLPGALLQNESGKFICKFVELEVVDNTTPFTLFYKKGEKIRLPIAHGFGRYVSVSNPNVVFRYTENVNGSDEFIAGIYEKNVLGMMPHPERAVDEYLGSTDGLKLFRSVFEYIRGGNI
- a CDS encoding FAD-dependent oxidoreductase codes for the protein MKQKYNVITIGGSAAGIVAATTGKCCYPDKSFLMIRKEKDAMVPCGIPYVFGFLGTTEKNIIPLAPIEKAGIDFLQDEVIKIDRKEKKIFTKSGNEFEYEKLILATGSKPFIPNIPGKDLENVFYVPKNKEYLDKMLEALKGLNKVVVIGAGFIGVEISDQLAHIGKDVTLVEILPHILGKAFDSDIANIAQKELESMGIKVLTNTKVTEITGSGKVEGVKLENNEILKADAVIFATGYTPNSELAKNMGLELNKYNAIRVDSYMRTSDPDIFAIGDCAQKVDFITRKSVSIMLASTATSEARIAGMNLYKLSTVRSFLGTIGIFSTKIGNKVFASAGLTEEEALKNNFDVKTGYFEGVDKHPGSLPNANKQIVKLIVSKESDVIIGGEVVGGDSAGELINVIGIAIQKNTSITELFISQIGTHPLLTSAPTAYPLIKAAQNVFISK
- a CDS encoding PLP-dependent cysteine synthase family protein, with the translated sequence MVESTHLIYIEKLNLFAKLEKSNLGGSIKDRPAFFMLKGALKDGIKTKLVVEPTSGNTGIALAWIGKKLGFDVILTMPETMTKERIDLMKAFGADVVLTPSEKGMKGAIEKAKEIVNEKGAYMPNQFSNKYNVLAHKLTTGPEILRQMKFDVDVFVAGVGTGGTITGVGTVLKSIFGDKVKIVAVEPESSAVLSGRPAGKHKIQGIGAGFIPDILDLNVIDEIVTVSDEEVFEMFGYLNKNLGLNVGISSAANALVATRYSKLGRVVTVFPDDVSKYISILTNL
- a CDS encoding PadR family transcriptional regulator, producing the protein MKGAGKYRKTFIEPFILLIIAETPLHGYEIANRLSEYGIELAGLGQMGNLYRILSRLENEGFIISKWDSNAQGPSKKVYNITNKGIEQLKLNKKELTKIKNIIEKFITKVSKLELE
- a CDS encoding beta-N-acetylhexosaminidase, encoding MLLVPNPKELKIKNGYYEIKSGGYIFIPTKSLFASANMVKELLNENGITINITLYMGKKVFIYSKIDRNKIKKRDGYILEINEDGIFIVANNNAGIHNGFMTFMQIVKNFENKIPFLEIKDWPDIENRAFMLDISRDKVPKMDFFFELIDLLAQLKYNQLQLYIEHTFAYQNHERVWKGYSPLTADEIIILDKYCKERFIELIPNQASFGHMEKWLIHNEYSYMAETFEFDTPWGEHYSKPFTLSPAVKDTILFLDSLYSELLPHFSSKYFNINGDETFDLCQGKSKVLCEKYGKGKVYLDFILKIHKLVKKHGKRMMMWADILKYHPELFEELPKDVIYLIWGYEKTHEFDRECELFKRFDFYVCPGTSSWNSFLGRVENAILNIKNAVENGLKYKAKGIMLTDWGDNGHWQHIPISYPGIFYASALSWGFNENKDLDVFDFLKLYFGKETAILLVDMGNAYKLTGVDFPNSTIFALVYIYPEKLRYEFLKDLDLEKLLNTKKFLEEKYEFTKHVHDELIKKELRNSIKFSILSLEIIIALKKLAMRTIRELPKVTKQEFKIRLEKLISEFKEIWLSRNRIGGLKSSVQKLEKIKKFFE
- a CDS encoding methylated-DNA--[protein]-cysteine S-methyltransferase, which gives rise to MEKFFVNVEIGSIILYVEDNKVTKIKLSNKIEEEEEEETQDNIFTQQIIEYLNGNRKKLDFNVKISGGKVFKKIWDFVKNIPYGQTMTYGEIAKKLDVNPRVVGFAMNKNQLPIYIPCHRVIGKNNIGGFNSDLKWKKYLLELEKNTNWR
- the purL gene encoding phosphoribosylformylglycinamidine synthase subunit PurL yields the protein MKYIDILEKKLNRKATLAEKEAFTVMWSEHCGYSHTKKYIKSLPLISLESGNAGLVSLNEDYVLSFKIESHNHPSAIEPYNGAATGVGGIIRDILAMGARPTAILDSLHMHKVIDGIIEGIADYGNSIGVPTVGGELRINDAYRYNPLVNVMAVGIVKHKDIVPSKATRPDQVIVIFGGATGRDGIHGASFASEDLTGKRANKLSIQVGDPFSEKMLIEAFLKMLEEGLIEGAQDLGAGGVLSATSELVAKGGFGAVIDLEKLPLREPDMKPIEILISESQERMAIITSQEKVKKVLKIAEEHLLYGAVVGKVTNDGIYHVRYKGETILKVPASLLSEAPEEEIVDFSVDSIPKDISLKFKNVDASEVYMQYDYMVGTNTVLPPGFGPAVMRVKETSLFYSLLTHSRADIGEKSPYWGSYIAVLESVRKTLSVGGEPLGITDCINYGDPDVDPVGLAAMMKGLKDACEFSGIGVASGNASLYNTNNGIPIPATMVIGMVGRVEKVIKPKMGDLYLIGWNDFELEREKILWKEIKNQVLKGNFVISSTRFDKITYLKNLKLKLPPLNHSPIHQLILVIGKDVKSNLPLKKLTP
- the epsC gene encoding serine O-acetyltransferase EpsC, with translation MRSFIRDFIDTIKAIEEDRKELSKKDPSIEKVYQIFLHTGFQALVLYRLSHLFYKYDLKFLAFLVHYISKILFSADISPAAYIEPGVVIDHAIGVVIGSTATVRTGTLIYHGVTLGARNIQKGKRHPDIGKNVLIGAGAKILGPVKIGDDARIGANSVVLADIPSGTTFVGVPAKNVYEKIEKIEWII
- the purS gene encoding phosphoribosylformylglycinamidine synthase subunit PurS is translated as MQKFKFIVDIQYKSNVRDPRGETIARVLREENNIPVDSIRIGKSIHGEIEAKDKEEAKRKVIEACERLLVNPVTEEYRVEIE
- a CDS encoding phosphoribosylaminoimidazolesuccinocarboxamide synthase, with translation MEGKTKIVENYGDYVILNFKDDITAGDGEKHSILAGKGSICAEITAIAMKYLNSKGIYTQFLDFEKPNRIKAVPLKMFPIEVVARLKKAGSFIRRYGGDEGEEIKEPLVEFFIKDDTKHDPMVCDEHLVLFGLCTKEQVKEIKNITKKIALELKNFFEEIGFDLWDMKFEYGLDRNGKVCLGDEISPDTLRLRKTKEIFDKDVYRKDLGNPLEKYREVLNACKSLNLL
- the purE gene encoding 5-(carboxyamino)imidazole ribonucleotide mutase, which produces MVVIVAGSKSDSYVVDKVVSILDEFKVEYVVKYLSAHRTPELLDEFIKKCERDGVKVYIAIAGGAAHLPGVIASKTLKPVIGVPVKSEDLGGLDSLLSVVQMPNDIPVATVGINRGKNAAMLAVEMLALTDEVLSKKLKEYRSKLVGKYL